Proteins encoded within one genomic window of Glandiceps talaboti chromosome 3, keGlaTala1.1, whole genome shotgun sequence:
- the LOC144433076 gene encoding uncharacterized protein LOC144433076, translating into MVKRAFFCLSFGTAIFVFIFFHQYLVFDVPNVQTIPGIFGKVPRTENVSEAMDPDGINFTGHFDIAPETTSAVSHAQNEDDKVNGKPVTNVTEIMTVKQILQSHELTNGLSQEIRRKMANRYLFAVVNFDGGPNFQYQQFIYSIFMALNTNRTIVLGDFSRHRKGPMNSDVVLFNETFDSDVFKEFIPTTSIEEFRATCGSHIKNVLVLPTYRNKPFSYVTADYDMQRKWLSLRAGITIPDMRVMPRTNTSIQNMFKKLEDEMCVVMISPESFRDTVHPPTEEITQSLYAHLIRTPFLRKTVSELMPELCNGGPVLAFHWRNKTGEICRIRNMTCDGNAETQERMLEMLSRDMKEIQRKNSINCVFVAYSQEESQHFINIFKTYNPNVITMDDVINLRNPGIESYNGDDYFISLIEQEICARSEVFIGNGRSNWSVFIFRERKVYDRGPTYDIMEDFPSISDIVMDGYK; encoded by the exons ATGGTGAAAAGGGCATTTTTCTGCCTATCCTTTGGTACGGCTATCTTTGTGTTCATATTTTTCCATCAATATTTGGTCTTTGATGTACCTAATGTACAGACAATTCCAGGTATATTTGGTAAAGTTCCGCGGACGGAAAATGTCAGCGAAGCCATGGATCCGGATGGAATA AATTTCACGGGACATTTTGACATAGCTCCAGAGACGACTTCAGCAGTGTCACATGCGCAAAATGAAGATGACAAGGTTAACGGAAAACCGGTTACAAATGTTACTGAAATAATGACGGTCAAACAGATTCTCCAGTCACATGAGCTAACGAATGGATTATCCCAGGAAATACGTCGCAAAATGGCCAACCGATACCTGTTTGCCGTAGTTAACTTCGATGGCGGACCGAATTTCCAATATCAGCAGTTTATATATTCCATTTTCATGGCGTTGAACACCAACCGAACGATAGTTTTAGGAGATTTTAGTCGTCACCGAAAAGGACCCATGAACTCCGATGTCGTACTTTTTAATGAGACATTTGACAGCGATGTGTTCAAAGAATTTATACCAACTACCTCAATTGAAGAATTCCGCGCAACATGTGGATCACATATTAAAAACGTACTGGTTTTACCTACATATCGGAATAAACCGTTTTCATATGTGACCGCTGACTATGACATGCAAAGAAAATGGCTGAGTTTGAGAGCTGGTATAACGATACCGGATATGCGGGTAATGCCACGAACCAATACAAGTATCCAAAATATGTTTAAGAAGTTAGAAGACGAAATGTGCGTTGTTATGATTAGTCCGGAGTCTTTCCGTGATACTGTGCATCCACCCACGGAGGAAATTACCCAATCCCTGTACGCACACTTGATTAGAACACCGTTTTTGCGGAAAACAGTATCGGAGTTAATGCCCGAACTTTGTAACGGAGGACCAGTTTTGGCTTTCCACTGGAGAAACAAGACAGGAGAGAT ATGTCGTATTAGGAACATGACATGTGATGGTAATGCTGAAACGCAGGAAAGAATGTTGGAAATGCTTTCTCGGGATATGAAAGAGATTCAGAGAAAGAACAGTATTAATTGTGTGTTTGTGGCGTATTCACAAGAAGAATCACAG cattttatcaacatattcAAGACTTACAACCCAAACGTAATCACCatggatgacgtcatcaatcTGCGTAATCCAGGAATCGAATCATACAACGGTGATGACTATTTCATATCTTTAATTGAACAAGAAATATGTGCCA GAAGCGAAGTTTTCATTGGAAATGGAAGATCAAATTGGTCCGTTTTTATCTTCCGAGAGAGGAAAGTATATGACAGAGGCCCTACATATGATATAATGGAAGACTTTCCCAGTATCTCAGACATTGTGATGGATGGTTACAAAtaa